AGTTCGGGTCCGCTCTGTCCGCGTTGATGACGCTCGGCCTGCTGTGCGGAACGGCGGGGGGCCAGGCGCTGGCCCAGGCACTGGTCGAGGATGAGCCCATCGACCGCTCGATCGGCTGGGGAACCTGGCTTTATGAATCCGCGGCCGACCGCTATGGCAACGCGATGGACAGCGCCGGCATGGTCTGGTGGTCGGTCAGCCGGATCCTGACGCCGATCAATCCGTTCGGCGGCGAGACCCATGACGAGACCGGCCGGGCGCTGACCCCGGCCGACCGTGCCGCCCGCGACCGCAGCCGGCGGGAGGAGTTCGTGCAGATCGGCCAGGACGCCGGGTTCGAGCTGGTTTGCACGGTTTCCGGCATCGGCCTGCCGCCGCAGCTGACCTACAGTTTCCAGAACATCCGCGAATTGACCGAGGCCGACGCCATCGCCGTGCGCCGCCGGCTCGACGGCTTCCGCCAGACCTATTCGGGATTTCCGGCCCGCGTCGACGGGCTGGTGCTGGAGGCGATCGTCAAGGCCGGCACCTATGCCGACCAGACGGGTGCGACCGCCGTCATCGTGTCGCTGCTGCCGATCCCCACCGTGACCCTGGTGGCGGTCTCCCCGGCGCAAGTGGCGCAGACCGGCCCGATCTGCGGAGGGGCGTCGTGAGGCTTCCGAAGACCGTTTTGCGCATGGCCGCGCTGTGGGCGATCCTGCTCGGCGCCGGGGCGGCTCCGGCCGCAACCTCCGGCAACGACCCGGTGGTGCCGTGGCTGGCGGTTTCGACGACGCAGATGCCCTTCGCCAGGGCGGTGGCGGACCGTGTCGGCCGACGCGACCCCGGTCTGCGGGAACCGGTGCCGATCCTGCGGGACGTCGCGACGGCCGAGGGATTCGAGCGATTGTGCTCCGGGGCGCCGACGCTGGCGGCGGTGATCGCCACCCGCCGCATGACGGCGCGCGAATATGACCGTTGCCGCGCCGCCGAGGTCATCGACGTGGTCGAACTGACCGTCGGGCTGTCGGCGCTGGGGCTGGTGCATGGGGCGGCCCTGCCGATCGACGGGCTGACCTCGCGCAGCCTGTATCTGGCGATCGCCCGGATGGTGCCCCGCGACGGCAAGCTGGTGCCAAACCCCTACACGAGCTGGCACGAGATCGATCCGGCCCTGCCCGCCATACCCATCGCGGTGGCGCTGCCCAGCCCGCGGGAGGCCCGGCGGGCGCAGTTCGACGACGCCATCATGGAAGCCGGCTGCCGGCCCCTGCCGGAGATCCGCAGCGTCTATGGCGCCGACAAGCGCCGGCAGCTGTGCATCCAGGCGCGGACGGACGGCATGGTGCAGGAGGCCGACGACCCGGCCGAACTGATCCGGCGGATCGCGGCGCCGGGCAGCACCGTCCTGACCATCCTGTCGCTGGCGGACCTGCGCAGCGGCGCCGAGGAGGGCGCCCCGGCCGTCAATGCTCCAATCTCTATCGATGGGATCCCGCCGGTGCCGGATCGCTTTCTCGACGGCCGCTACCCGCTGACGATGGCGACCCGCCTGTATCTGACCAGACGGGCGCTGGATCAGGCCGGCGGGCTGCGGGACTATGTGGCGGAGTTCCTGCGCGAGGCGGCCATCGGTCCCGGCGGCTATCTCGAACCGCTGGGGTTGGTGCCGCTGCCAACCGACGACCGCCGCCTTGCCCGCCGCAACGCCGCCAATCTGCGGCTGTTCGCCCCTTGAGGGCCCGCGGACCGCCGGACGTTTCAGCCGGCGGTCCAGTCAGCCGGCAATCCAGTCCTGGCGCACCTGTTCGATCCGGTTGGCGCGCAGGATGTCGCTGGCATGGGCATCCATATGGGCGCGCAAAGCCTCCGGCATGCCGGGCGACAGGGTGGCGCCCTCCACCGACCAGCGGGCCATCCAGGACAGGGTGCGCAGCCAGGTCAGCCGGCGCAGCGGCTTCAACCACGGCCTCACCTCGTCGGCGAGGTCGCCCGGTACCGCTCTCGTCCAGGCGGCGATGAAGGCCTCGACCTCGGCCGGGGTCAGCTCGGCATCCACCGCCGGATCCCATCTCGTCGAGCTGTAGAGGCTGGCATGGGCGAGGTCGCTTGCCGGATGGCCGTATTGCAGCTTCTCAAGGTCGGTGAACCATGCCTTGCCATGGGCATCGATCAGGAAGTTGCCGGGATGCACATCCACCCCCACCGCGGTCAGCGGCATCGGCGTGTCCGGTGGCGGGGCGAGGTCGCCGGTGCGGGCGGCGTCCAACTCCGCCGCGATCAGGGCGCGGGCCTCGGACGACAGGGGCGCGCGGTCGAACCACTCCGTCTGCCGTTCGACCTGGCTTAGCAAGGCGGCGACCGGATCGGACGGCGCCGGCAACGGCTCGTGGAAGTCCGGCGGCGCCATGCGGTGCAGTGCCGCGAGCGCGCGGGCGATGGCCGGCATGTCGCCGGGCAGCACCGGCGTGCGCCCCTCCACCTCGCCGACCAGCAGGGCGCCCTGCGGCAGCCCCTCGCCCGGTGGCAGCAGGCCGGCGAAGCGCGGGGTGTGGCCCGACGGCTCCGCCCGCCTGAAGGCGGCGGCCTGCCGGTCCAGCGCCGTCCAGGCGTCGAGGCCGAGCTGGCTCCAGCGCGGGATGCGGGCGACCAGCCGCCGGCCGCGCAGCCGCACATGGTCGTGGGCGACGCCCTTCAGCGGCATCGGCTCCAGCGCGTCGGCGGGCAGGTCGGCAAGGCGCGGCAGCCGGATCAGGGCGTCGTGCAGCGCCCCCAACGAAAAACCGGCCAGCCCCGAACCGTTCGACCCGGCGCCGTTCGATCCGGTACCGCTCACGCCATATGCTCGCGCAGGCGGGGCATCAGCTCCACCAGATTGCAGGGGCGATGGCGGTTGTCGAGCTGCCAGACCAGGATGTCGTCCCAGGCGTCGCGGCAGGCGCTGGGCGAGCCGGGCAGGGCGAAGATGTAGGTGCCGTTCGCCACCCCGGCGGTCGCCCGGCTCTGGATGGTGGAGGTGCCGACCTTGGCGTAGCTGAGATAACGGAACAGCTCGCCGAAACCGGGGATCGCCTTTTCATAGAGCGCTTCGACCGCTTCCGGCGTCACGTCGCGGCCGGTGACGCCGGTGCCGCCGGTGGTCAGCACGACATCGATCCGCGGATCGGCGATG
Above is a window of Azospirillum sp. B510 DNA encoding:
- the moaB gene encoding molybdenum cofactor biosynthesis protein B, whose amino-acid sequence is MPKIDENRPFLPVNIAVVTVSDTRSAADDRSGDALAERITGAGHRAAARTIVKDDIAAIRAQVQAFIADPRIDVVLTTGGTGVTGRDVTPEAVEALYEKAIPGFGELFRYLSYAKVGTSTIQSRATAGVANGTYIFALPGSPSACRDAWDDILVWQLDNRHRPCNLVELMPRLREHMA
- a CDS encoding phosphotransferase family protein; translated protein: MSGTGSNGAGSNGSGLAGFSLGALHDALIRLPRLADLPADALEPMPLKGVAHDHVRLRGRRLVARIPRWSQLGLDAWTALDRQAAAFRRAEPSGHTPRFAGLLPPGEGLPQGALLVGEVEGRTPVLPGDMPAIARALAALHRMAPPDFHEPLPAPSDPVAALLSQVERQTEWFDRAPLSSEARALIAAELDAARTGDLAPPPDTPMPLTAVGVDVHPGNFLIDAHGKAWFTDLEKLQYGHPASDLAHASLYSSTRWDPAVDAELTPAEVEAFIAAWTRAVPGDLADEVRPWLKPLRRLTWLRTLSWMARWSVEGATLSPGMPEALRAHMDAHASDILRANRIEQVRQDWIAG
- a CDS encoding PstS family phosphate ABC transporter substrate-binding protein, yielding MRLPKTVLRMAALWAILLGAGAAPAATSGNDPVVPWLAVSTTQMPFARAVADRVGRRDPGLREPVPILRDVATAEGFERLCSGAPTLAAVIATRRMTAREYDRCRAAEVIDVVELTVGLSALGLVHGAALPIDGLTSRSLYLAIARMVPRDGKLVPNPYTSWHEIDPALPAIPIAVALPSPREARRAQFDDAIMEAGCRPLPEIRSVYGADKRRQLCIQARTDGMVQEADDPAELIRRIAAPGSTVLTILSLADLRSGAEEGAPAVNAPISIDGIPPVPDRFLDGRYPLTMATRLYLTRRALDQAGGLRDYVAEFLREAAIGPGGYLEPLGLVPLPTDDRRLARRNAANLRLFAP